The genomic stretch TAAAGGCTGCCAGAGAGGATATGGAGGCAGCAACGGAACGGAAGAAAAAGAGCCTGTACCGCATGGATCTGGAATGGATGATGAGAGGTGCCAGAGCCCGTTCCACCAAGCAGAAAGCCCATATTATGCGCTTTGAGGAACTTAAGAACCGAAAGGTAATAGAAGAAGACAAAGCAGTAGAGATCAATGCCTTATCTTCAAGACTCGGAAAAAAGACCATAGAAATAAACGGTATCAGCAAAGCCTATGGCGATAAAATACTGTTTAAGGACTTCAGCTATATTATGTTAAGAGGAGATCGTCTTGGCATTGTAGGTCCTAACGGCAGCGGCAAATCCACCTTGCTAAAATGCATAACAGATAACCTGAAGCCGGATGAAGGCACTATCGATAAGGGAGAGACTGTCAAGATCGGATATTTTTCACAGGAAAATGAATATATGGATCAAAACCTTAAGGTGATTGACTATATCAGAAATGTGGCAGAATATATTGAGACAGCCGATGGAACAACTACTGCCTCGCAGATGCTGGAGAGATTCTTATTTGATGGAAGTTTGCAATACTCACTGATATCCAAATTATCCGGAGGAGAGAGAAGAAGGCTGTACCTGTTAAAGGTTCTCATGGAAGCGCCTAATGTACTGATACTGGATGAGCCTACCAATGATTTGGATATCACAACCCTGACTATTTTGGAAGATTACCTGGATACTTATGACGGAATCGTACTTGCTGTATCCCATGACAGGTATTTTCTGGACCGGATGGCAGACCGTATTTTTGCCCTTGAGCCGGACGGTGTGATTAAGCAGTATGAAGGCGGTTTTACGGACTATAAGGAGAAAATCAAGGAAGACAAGGCTCTCGCTGAGAATGCAGCACCTGTTCAGAAAGCAGAGAGCAATGATAATTCCAGGGGAAAGACCAAGGATGTGAAATTAAAGCTCTCCTATAAGGATCAAAGAGAGTATGATACCATTGAAGGGGATATTGCTTCCTTGGAAGCACGCCTTGAGACCATTGAGGAAGAATCTGCCAAGGCAGCTTCTGATTATACCAAATTAAATACGCTCCTGGCAGAAAAGGAGCAGGTAGAAAAGAGCCTGGAAGAAAAGATGGAACGCTGGATGTATTTAAGCGAGCTGGTGGAACAGATCAAGGAACAGAATGAAGGCTCTAAGAAATAGGGATTTTCCGGATGCTTATATTGTTTTACCTGCCAATAAAGTGCATCCACGGAATCAGTTATCAAACTTACTTAAAATAATATTTTAATAGAATATAAGAATATAAAACTGGAGGTAAAAATTATGACAAAGATAGAAATCGTAAGAGCAGAAATGGTAAAGGCCATGAAGGCAGGAGATAAAGGAAGAAAGGACGCTCTATCAGCATTGCTTACTGCTCTTAAGAATGTGGCAATTGATAAAAGAGCCGATTTAACTTCCGAAGAAGAGGATGCAGTGGTTTTAAAAGAAATCAAGCAGTTAAAGGAAACCCTGGAAGCTGCACCAGCTGACAGAACAGAAATTATCGAGGAATGCACTTTAAGGCTGGCTGTGCTTGGTGAATTTGCTCCTGTGTTCTTAGGCGAGGAGGAAATCAAAGCGATAATCAACGAGGTTCTCTCAGGTCTTGAGATTACGGCACCTACTGCAAAAGACAAAGGAAGAATCATGAAGGAGCTTATGCCCAGAGTGAAGGGGAAGGCAGACGGCAAACTTGTAAATGATCTGGTTGCAGCGTTATTTGTGTAGGTGAGTTTTTCGCAAGGGGACGGCAAATTGCACAAAACAGAAAAAAACGCATGCTTCAATTCCAAGGTATAAGAATTCCTAATTCTCTGGGTGTTTTGTGCTTGACATAATATAAAACTGATAACTCGCTGCGCTCAAACAATCAGTTTTATATTATAGCACAAAACATCCAGAGAAAAGGAATTCTAATACCTTTCCATAGGCGCTTGCGTTCTTTTCTGTTTTGCGCAATATGCCTG from Anaerocolumna sp. AGMB13020 encodes the following:
- a CDS encoding GatB/YqeY domain-containing protein, coding for MTKIEIVRAEMVKAMKAGDKGRKDALSALLTALKNVAIDKRADLTSEEEDAVVLKEIKQLKETLEAAPADRTEIIEECTLRLAVLGEFAPVFLGEEEIKAIINEVLSGLEITAPTAKDKGRIMKELMPRVKGKADGKLVNDLVAALFV
- a CDS encoding ABC-F family ATP-binding cassette domain-containing protein, producing the protein MNLLNVEKMSKSFTDKVLFDKVSLGINEGDKIGIIGINGTGKSTLLRIIAGLEEADEGGVVKGKNIRIEFLPQIPEFDENLNILENVIKGKKAREEYRDLEGEARAMLLKLSITDVTGSTATLSGGQKKRVALVRTLLTPAEILILDEPTNHLDDAMAEWLEDYLKKYQGAFLMVTHDRYFLDKVTNKIVEIDKGALYTYTANYTKFLELKAAREDMEAATERKKKSLYRMDLEWMMRGARARSTKQKAHIMRFEELKNRKVIEEDKAVEINALSSRLGKKTIEINGISKAYGDKILFKDFSYIMLRGDRLGIVGPNGSGKSTLLKCITDNLKPDEGTIDKGETVKIGYFSQENEYMDQNLKVIDYIRNVAEYIETADGTTTASQMLERFLFDGSLQYSLISKLSGGERRRLYLLKVLMEAPNVLILDEPTNDLDITTLTILEDYLDTYDGIVLAVSHDRYFLDRMADRIFALEPDGVIKQYEGGFTDYKEKIKEDKALAENAAPVQKAESNDNSRGKTKDVKLKLSYKDQREYDTIEGDIASLEARLETIEEESAKAASDYTKLNTLLAEKEQVEKSLEEKMERWMYLSELVEQIKEQNEGSKK